The following coding sequences lie in one Bacilli bacterium PM5-9 genomic window:
- a CDS encoding TM2 domain-containing membrane protein YozV (product_source=COG2314; cog=COG2314; superfamily=81665; transmembrane_helix_parts=Outside_1_14,TMhelix_15_37,Inside_38_57,TMhelix_58_76,Outside_77_80), whose amino-acid sequence MFLMDLSEMIETNGSIYALTFLTIDFIIASIVAMIVMKLFILKSHKRVYNEKMPKKQFLLYTLLITIGIFVIIFIFKYLD is encoded by the coding sequence ATGTTTTTAATGGATTTATCTGAAATGATTGAAACAAATGGAAGTATTTATGCTTTAACTTTTTTAACAATTGACTTTATTATTGCAAGTATAGTAGCAATGATTGTAATGAAGTTATTTATTTTAAAGTCACATAAAAGAGTTTATAATGAAAAAATGCCTAAAAAACAATTTTTATTATATACACTTTTAATTACAATAGGAATTTTTGTAATAATATTTATTTTTAAGTATCTAGATTAA
- a CDS encoding ATP-binding cassette subfamily B multidrug efflux pump (product_source=KO:K18888; cath_funfam=1.20.1560.10,3.40.50.300; cog=COG1132; ko=KO:K18888; pfam=PF00005,PF00664; smart=SM00382; superfamily=52540,90123; transmembrane_helix_parts=Inside_1_48,TMhelix_49_71,Outside_72_107,TMhelix_108_130,Inside_131_183,TMhelix_184_201,Outside_202_204,TMhelix_205_224,Inside_225_290,TMhelix_291_313,Outside_314_634), producing the protein MSNKENKRTPRRQKKQMNGPGHGPHGIGLQAEKAKDFKGTFKKLVNYLGVHKYAIIFVCILAIASTAFIIIGPKILGNATDDLVTGITAKISGTGDIDFNAIGKTLGMLIGLYALSSIFSYSQGFVMSGVTNKVTYKLRKDINEKINRLPFNYFDKTSQGEILSRMTNDVDTINQSLNQSLTQIITSIIAVFGIAIMMISISWQLTIVALCILPLSAIIIMIIVKKSQKLFTSQQKYLGMVNGHVEEMIGSHVVVKSFNGEKESIKDFNEYNNSLYNSAWKANFMSGLMMPITQFIGNLGYVAICIIGGYLTINGRMTIGGIQSFIQYVRQFTQPISQLANISNVIQQTAAAAERVFEFLDEEDEIKDKDNALSVNRDSNVPETKDKVNVNGSVTFDNVSFSYDKKKPVINNFSVDIKPGQRVAIVGPTGAGKTTIVKLLMRFYDVDKGAILIGGHDIRDFKRSELRSLFGMVLQDTWLFNGTIADNIKYGKLDATQEEIEKAAYAAQTDFFIKTLPNGYNMVLNEEADNISQGQKQLLTIARVILADPEILILDEATSSVDTRTEQLLQRAMDNLMKDRTSFVIAHRLSTITNSDLILVMQDGDIVEQGTHENLLKENGFYAKLYNSQFDTIE; encoded by the coding sequence ATGAGTAATAAAGAAAATAAAAGAACTCCAAGAAGACAAAAGAAACAAATGAATGGACCAGGACATGGACCACATGGAATTGGATTACAAGCAGAAAAAGCTAAGGATTTTAAAGGTACATTTAAAAAGCTTGTTAATTATTTAGGTGTTCATAAATATGCGATTATCTTTGTTTGTATTTTAGCTATTGCTTCAACAGCATTCATCATTATTGGCCCTAAAATTTTAGGGAATGCTACTGATGACTTAGTTACTGGTATTACAGCTAAAATATCGGGTACCGGGGATATAGATTTTAATGCTATTGGAAAAACATTAGGAATGTTAATTGGATTGTATGCATTAAGTTCAATTTTCTCATATTCGCAAGGATTTGTAATGTCGGGTGTTACTAATAAAGTAACTTACAAGTTAAGAAAAGATATTAATGAAAAAATTAATAGATTACCATTTAATTATTTTGATAAGACATCTCAAGGAGAAATATTATCGAGAATGACTAATGATGTTGATACTATTAATCAAAGTTTAAATCAAAGTTTAACGCAAATAATAACATCTATAATAGCTGTTTTTGGAATTGCTATTATGATGATATCAATTAGTTGGCAATTAACAATCGTTGCTTTGTGTATTTTACCTTTATCAGCAATCATTATTATGATAATTGTTAAAAAATCACAAAAGCTATTCACAAGCCAACAAAAATATCTAGGAATGGTTAATGGTCATGTTGAAGAGATGATTGGAAGCCATGTTGTTGTAAAATCATTTAATGGTGAAAAAGAATCAATTAAAGATTTTAATGAATATAATAATTCATTATATAATTCGGCATGGAAGGCTAACTTTATGTCAGGATTAATGATGCCAATTACACAGTTTATTGGAAACTTAGGTTATGTTGCTATTTGTATTATTGGTGGTTATTTAACAATCAATGGTCGTATGACAATTGGTGGTATTCAATCATTCATTCAATATGTTAGACAATTTACACAACCAATTAGTCAGCTTGCAAATATTTCAAATGTTATTCAACAAACAGCAGCAGCTGCAGAGCGTGTTTTTGAGTTTTTGGATGAAGAAGATGAAATTAAAGACAAAGACAATGCACTATCTGTAAATAGAGATAGTAATGTTCCAGAAACAAAAGATAAAGTAAATGTTAATGGAAGTGTTACTTTCGACAATGTTTCATTTAGTTATGATAAAAAGAAACCAGTTATTAATAATTTCAGTGTTGATATAAAACCAGGACAAAGAGTTGCAATTGTAGGACCGACAGGTGCTGGTAAAACAACTATTGTAAAATTATTAATGAGGTTCTATGATGTTGATAAAGGTGCTATCTTGATTGGTGGGCATGATATTAGAGATTTCAAGCGAAGTGAATTACGCTCATTGTTTGGTATGGTTTTACAAGATACATGGTTATTTAATGGAACAATTGCCGATAATATTAAATATGGTAAATTAGATGCAACACAAGAAGAAATAGAAAAAGCTGCTTATGCTGCTCAAACAGATTTCTTTATTAAAACATTACCTAATGGTTATAATATGGTTTTAAATGAGGAAGCTGATAATATTTCTCAAGGACAAAAACAGCTTTTAACAATCGCTCGTGTTATCTTAGCTGATCCTGAAATATTAATTCTTGATGAGGCAACTAGTTCAGTGGATACTAGAACAGAGCAATTACTTCAAAGAGCAATGGATAATTTAATGAAGGATCGAACTAGTTTTGTAATAGCTCATCGTTTATCGACTATTACTAATTCAGATTTAATTTTAGTTATGCAAGATGGAGATATTGTTGAACAAGGTACTCATGAAAACTTACTAAAAGAAAATGGATTCTATGCTAAACTATACAATAGTCAGTTTGATACAATAGAATAA
- a CDS encoding ATP-binding cassette subfamily B multidrug efflux pump (product_source=KO:K18887; cath_funfam=1.20.1560.10,3.40.50.300; cog=COG1132; ko=KO:K18887; pfam=PF00005,PF00664; smart=SM00382; superfamily=52540,90123; transmembrane_helix_parts=Inside_1_6,TMhelix_7_26,Outside_27_215,TMhelix_216_238,Inside_239_283,TMhelix_284_306,Outside_307_315,TMhelix_316_338,Inside_339_397,TMhelix_398_420,Outside_421_434,TMhelix_435_457,Inside_458_739), whose amino-acid sequence MKIVFKYLKGFAVSLLIAIVLLFVQAFSELNLPNYMSDIVNVGLQQNGIEHSAPDAISQDGMKFVKTFLNEQEQTLLDENYQLIDLNDDYKKKYPDAKDDIYILDTSLKSSEKKELDRVFGLSSWTFINVAKELSKDSPSKNDEKSGINNINTSDLYKNQAMFEMVPKKVMTKAHEDANKLDDTMLKQSGIVFSKAFYTELGIDLDQNQTSYIFKVGILMLGVALIGGVATIIVNLFSSRIATGVARKMRSDLFEKIESFSNVEYDKISTSSLITRATNDVMQIQTLLTMGIRIVCYSPILAIGGIVMALEKAPSASWTIALAVIITLGLMFIVVAIAMPKFKIVQKLVDRVNLISREQLSGLTVVRAFSTEKYEEERFDKANIDLSKTNLFVNRLMSIMQPMMTFIMNGLSVLIIWVGAHEIAASNMQVGDMMAFMQYAIQVLMSFVMISIMFIMIPRAAVSAERIKEVLDLDIVITDPKQSKQFDESKKGIVEFKDVSFRYGDAQEDAITNINFVAKPNKVTAIIGSTGSGKTTIANLLMRFFDVTSGSILVDGVDVREVSQEALHSKIGYVPQKGVLLSGTIESNLKYGNKEASDEEMKKVAKIAQASDFINAKSDKFESEISQGGKNVSGGQKQRLSIARALAINPEILFFDDSFSALDFKTDATLRQSINDNVKDVTMIIVAQRISTIMNADNILVIDKGRIVGQGTHKELLKNCSEYFEIASSQLSKEELSYE is encoded by the coding sequence TTGAAAATTGTTTTTAAATATTTAAAAGGTTTTGCAGTTAGTCTTTTAATTGCAATAGTACTACTATTTGTTCAAGCATTTAGTGAATTAAATTTACCAAATTATATGTCAGACATTGTTAATGTTGGATTACAACAAAATGGTATTGAACATTCAGCACCAGATGCAATATCGCAAGATGGTATGAAATTTGTTAAGACATTTCTAAATGAACAAGAACAAACACTATTAGATGAGAACTATCAATTAATTGATTTAAATGATGATTATAAGAAAAAATATCCAGATGCTAAAGATGATATCTATATTTTAGATACTTCATTAAAATCAAGTGAGAAAAAAGAACTTGATAGAGTATTTGGTCTTTCATCATGGACATTTATTAATGTTGCAAAAGAATTAAGTAAAGATAGTCCAAGTAAAAATGATGAAAAATCGGGAATTAATAATATAAATACTAGTGATTTATATAAAAATCAAGCAATGTTTGAAATGGTTCCTAAGAAAGTAATGACAAAAGCACATGAAGATGCTAATAAGTTAGATGATACAATGTTAAAACAGAGTGGTATTGTCTTTTCAAAAGCATTTTATACTGAATTAGGAATTGATTTAGATCAAAATCAAACATCTTATATTTTTAAAGTTGGAATATTAATGCTGGGAGTTGCATTAATTGGTGGAGTAGCAACTATAATTGTTAACTTATTCTCATCAAGAATCGCAACTGGTGTTGCAAGAAAAATGAGAAGTGATTTATTTGAAAAAATAGAAAGCTTTTCTAATGTTGAGTATGATAAGATTTCAACATCATCACTTATTACAAGAGCTACTAATGATGTAATGCAAATCCAAACACTATTAACAATGGGAATTAGAATTGTATGTTATTCACCTATTTTAGCAATCGGTGGAATAGTAATGGCATTAGAAAAAGCACCATCTGCAAGTTGGACAATTGCTTTGGCAGTAATTATCACTTTAGGTTTAATGTTTATTGTTGTTGCAATCGCAATGCCAAAATTTAAAATTGTTCAAAAATTAGTTGATAGAGTAAACTTAATTTCTCGTGAGCAATTAAGTGGTTTAACAGTTGTTAGAGCTTTTTCTACTGAAAAATACGAAGAAGAGCGCTTTGATAAAGCTAATATTGATTTATCAAAAACAAATTTATTTGTTAATAGATTAATGTCAATAATGCAACCAATGATGACATTTATTATGAATGGGTTATCAGTATTAATTATTTGGGTAGGTGCACATGAGATTGCTGCTTCAAATATGCAAGTTGGAGATATGATGGCATTTATGCAATATGCTATTCAAGTTTTAATGTCATTTGTTATGATTTCTATTATGTTTATTATGATACCTAGAGCTGCTGTTTCAGCAGAAAGGATTAAAGAAGTTTTGGATTTAGATATTGTTATTACAGATCCTAAACAATCAAAACAATTCGATGAAAGTAAGAAAGGTATTGTTGAGTTTAAAGATGTTAGTTTTAGATATGGTGATGCTCAAGAAGATGCTATAACTAATATAAATTTTGTTGCTAAACCAAATAAAGTTACAGCTATTATTGGATCTACTGGTTCAGGTAAAACAACAATTGCTAACTTACTAATGAGATTTTTCGATGTTACTTCAGGTTCAATTTTAGTGGATGGAGTAGATGTTAGAGAAGTTAGTCAAGAAGCTTTACATTCAAAAATTGGTTATGTTCCTCAAAAAGGTGTTTTACTTTCAGGAACAATTGAGTCTAACTTAAAATATGGTAATAAAGAAGCAAGTGATGAAGAAATGAAAAAGGTAGCAAAAATAGCTCAAGCAAGTGATTTCATTAATGCTAAATCAGATAAATTTGAATCTGAAATATCTCAAGGTGGAAAAAACGTTTCAGGGGGACAAAAACAACGTTTATCAATAGCTCGTGCTTTGGCAATCAATCCAGAAATATTATTCTTTGATGATAGTTTTTCTGCGCTTGATTTTAAAACAGATGCCACTTTAAGACAATCAATAAATGATAATGTTAAAGATGTTACAATGATTATTGTTGCACAAAGAATTAGTACAATAATGAATGCTGATAATATTTTAGTTATTGATAAAGGAAGAATAGTTGGACAAGGAACACATAAAGAGTTATTGAAAAACTGTTCAGAATATTTTGAGATTGCAAGTTCTCAATTGTCAAAGGAGGAATTATCATATGAGTAA
- a CDS encoding DNA-binding MarR family transcriptional regulator (product_source=COG1846; cath_funfam=1.10.10.10; cog=COG1846; pfam=PF01047; smart=SM00347; superfamily=46785), with protein sequence MNKTLRTELMKSMFGFKSLMVNSHHRPKAHMNDMIILDIIAFNAKNPDKNAYFSDIQEFMQISKPGVSQLLRSIEKRGLIERKIDERDKRKFVMSITDEGKKLMCSKRKHLDTLMDEIIERLGEEDTKELIRLFNRLGDVSKELKNEDKEKE encoded by the coding sequence GTGAATAAAACTTTAAGAACAGAGTTAATGAAATCAATGTTTGGATTTAAAAGTCTAATGGTTAATTCTCATCATAGACCAAAGGCTCATATGAACGATATGATTATCTTAGATATAATTGCTTTTAATGCTAAAAATCCAGATAAGAATGCATATTTTTCTGATATTCAAGAGTTTATGCAGATAAGTAAACCAGGTGTTTCACAATTGTTAAGATCAATTGAAAAAAGAGGGTTGATTGAAAGAAAGATTGATGAAAGAGATAAGAGAAAATTTGTTATGAGTATAACGGATGAAGGTAAAAAATTGATGTGTAGTAAAAGGAAACATTTAGATACATTGATGGATGAAATCATTGAACGACTGGGAGAAGAAGATACTAAGGAGTTAATAAGGTTGTTTAATAGATTGGGAGATGTTTCTAAAGAGTTAAAAAATGAAGATAAAGAAAAGGAGTAG